In a single window of the Streptomyces sp. NBC_00094 genome:
- the bldC gene encoding developmental transcriptional regulator BldC, translating into MTARTPDAEPLLTPAEVATMFRVDPKTVTRWAKAGKLTSIRTLGGHRRYREAEVRALLAGIPQQRSEA; encoded by the coding sequence ATGACCGCTCGCACCCCTGATGCCGAGCCGCTGCTGACCCCTGCCGAGGTTGCCACGATGTTCCGCGTGGACCCTAAGACGGTGACTCGTTGGGCGAAGGCGGGCAAGCTGACGTCCATCCGCACCCTGGGTGGGCATCGCCGATACCGCGAAGCCGAGGTTCGCGCACTGCTCGCGGGTATTCCGCAGCAGCGCAGCGAAGCCTGA
- a CDS encoding DUF6274 family protein, with product MRAFVVFPCIDGAGRPPVPRSQGIGGPHRRWSRMAGASAARHDTRALLRAHLAAASRYGHLTRHCVVCHRLLRLAMELPEPVERVEPPVEPRGPGELPTGPAEPAEPAEPAEGNERDEGGAGVEPAPGDESPIGP from the coding sequence ATGCGGGCCTTCGTCGTGTTCCCGTGTATTGACGGCGCGGGGCGCCCGCCGGTACCCCGGAGTCAGGGAATCGGGGGCCCACACCGGAGGTGGTCGCGCATGGCGGGGGCGTCGGCGGCACGACACGACACGCGCGCGCTGCTGCGCGCCCATCTGGCGGCCGCATCCCGCTACGGACACCTCACACGCCACTGCGTGGTCTGTCATCGCCTCCTGCGGCTCGCCATGGAGCTTCCGGAGCCCGTGGAGCGGGTGGAGCCGCCCGTGGAGCCCAGAGGGCCCGGAGAGCTGCCCACAGGGCCCGCAGAGCCCGCAGAGCCCGCAGAGCCCGCAGAGGGCAACGAGCGTGACGAGGGCGGCGCGGGCGTCGAGCCGGCCCCGGGGGACGAAAGTCCCATCGGTCCGTGA
- the hrpA gene encoding ATP-dependent RNA helicase HrpA, with protein MSTSFAALQSVLAEVSLRDSHRLGRRLEGARRIRKPEAREAVLDEIAAEAAKAKERVDGRASRVPAITYPEQLPVSQKKDEILEAIRDHQVVIVAGETGSGKTTQIPKILLELGRGVRGMIGHTQPRRIAARTVAERVAEELRTPLGEAVGWKVRFTDQVSQDSTFVKLMTDGILLAEIQTDRELRAYDTIIIDEAHERSLNIDFLLGYLAQLLPKRPDLKVVITSATIDPERFSRHFGEAPIVEVSGRTFPVEVRYRPLLEEDSEESDRDQITAICEAVDELQSEGPGDVLVFLSGEREIRDTADALLKRNLRNTEVLPLYARLSHAEQHRVFQAHSGRRIVLATNVAETSLTVPGIKYVIDPGTARISRYSHRTKVQRLPIEAVSQASANQRKGRCGRTSDGICIRLYSEDDFLSRPEFTDAEILRTNLASVILQMTAAGLGDIEKFPFIDPPDHRNIRDGVQLLQELGAIDPAEKDPKKRLTPQGRKLAQLPVDPRLARMVLEADKNGCVREVMVIAAALSIQDPRERPAEKQTQADQQHARFKDEASDFSAYLNLWRYVREQQKERGSSSFRRMCKQEYLNFLRIREWQDIYTQLRTVAKQMGIHLNEDDAPEQSVHVSLLAGLLSHIGLKDVKNAGGEGGKNTAKNDYLGARSAKFALFPGSALFKKPPRFVMSAELVETSRLWARVNARIEPEWIEPLAEHLTKKTYSEPHWEKDQAAVMAFEKVTLYGVPIVADRKVNYGRIDPEVSRDLFIRNALVEGDWRTHHKFFADNRKLLTEVEELEHRARRRDILVDDETLFDFYDKRVPEHVVSGAHFDSWWKHKRHDEPEFLDFEREMLINEKAAGVTKDDYPDSWRQGPLKFRVTYQFEPGADADGVTVHVPLQVLNQVTDEGFEWQIPGLRGEVVTELIRSLPKPIRRHYVPAPNFATRFLDTVVPVQEPLAGALARELQRMVGVPVTAEDFDWAKVPEHLKITFRIVDERRRKLAEDKDLETLRLQLRPKARKALSQAAAAATGGPDGSGPSLERAGLTEWTIGTLTKVFETRRAGQPVKAYPALVDEGATVAVRLFDTEAEQAQAMWRGTRKLIMLNIPVNPAKFASDKLTNQQKLALSSNPHGSIQALFDDCATAAADKLIADHGGPAWDEESFRKLYDKVRADLVDTTVRTVGQVQQILAAWHACERRIKSTNSLALINNLTDVREQLAWLVPSGFVTRTGLKRLPDLMRYLVAVDRRLQQMPTGVQRDTTRMEKVHEMLDEYAWLLEQLPKGRPVPSEVTDIRWMIEELRVSYFAHALGTAHPVSDKRIVKAIDAAAP; from the coding sequence ATGTCTACTTCCTTCGCCGCCCTCCAGTCCGTCCTGGCCGAGGTCTCGCTGCGGGACTCCCACCGGCTCGGCCGCCGACTCGAAGGCGCCCGCCGCATCCGCAAGCCCGAGGCCCGCGAGGCCGTCCTGGACGAGATCGCCGCAGAGGCGGCCAAGGCCAAGGAGCGCGTCGACGGGCGCGCCTCTCGCGTGCCCGCGATCACGTACCCCGAGCAGCTGCCCGTCTCGCAGAAGAAGGACGAGATCCTGGAGGCGATACGTGACCACCAGGTCGTGATCGTCGCCGGTGAGACGGGTTCCGGTAAGACCACCCAGATCCCGAAGATCCTGCTGGAGCTCGGCCGGGGCGTCCGGGGCATGATCGGGCACACGCAGCCCCGCCGGATCGCCGCCCGCACGGTCGCCGAGCGGGTCGCCGAGGAGCTGCGGACTCCGCTGGGCGAGGCCGTCGGCTGGAAGGTCCGCTTCACCGACCAGGTGAGCCAGGATTCGACCTTCGTGAAGCTGATGACGGACGGCATCCTGCTCGCCGAGATCCAGACGGACCGCGAGCTGCGCGCCTACGACACGATCATCATCGACGAGGCCCACGAGCGGTCGCTCAACATCGACTTCCTGCTCGGCTACCTGGCCCAGCTGCTGCCGAAGCGCCCCGACCTCAAGGTCGTCATCACCTCCGCGACGATCGACCCGGAGCGCTTCTCCCGCCACTTCGGCGAGGCCCCGATCGTCGAGGTCAGCGGCCGTACGTTCCCGGTCGAGGTCCGTTATCGCCCGCTCCTCGAAGAGGACTCCGAGGAGTCGGACCGCGACCAGATCACCGCGATCTGCGAGGCCGTGGACGAGCTCCAGTCCGAGGGACCGGGCGACGTCCTCGTCTTCCTCTCCGGTGAGCGCGAGATCCGGGACACCGCGGACGCGCTCCTGAAGCGGAACCTCCGCAACACCGAGGTCCTCCCCCTCTACGCCCGCCTGTCGCACGCCGAGCAGCACCGCGTCTTCCAGGCCCACTCCGGCCGCCGGATCGTGCTCGCCACGAACGTCGCCGAGACCTCCCTGACCGTCCCCGGCATCAAGTACGTGATCGATCCGGGCACCGCCCGCATCTCCCGCTACTCGCACCGGACCAAGGTCCAGCGCCTGCCGATCGAGGCGGTCAGCCAGGCCAGCGCCAACCAGCGCAAGGGCCGCTGCGGCCGTACGTCCGACGGCATCTGCATCCGCCTGTACTCGGAGGACGACTTCCTGTCGCGTCCGGAGTTCACGGACGCCGAGATCCTCCGGACGAACCTCGCCTCCGTCATCCTCCAGATGACCGCGGCGGGCCTCGGCGACATCGAGAAGTTCCCCTTCATCGACCCGCCGGACCACCGCAACATCCGGGACGGCGTGCAGCTCCTCCAGGAGCTCGGCGCGATCGACCCGGCGGAGAAGGACCCGAAGAAGCGGCTCACCCCGCAGGGCCGCAAGCTCGCCCAGCTGCCCGTGGACCCGCGGCTCGCCCGCATGGTCCTGGAGGCCGACAAGAACGGCTGTGTCCGCGAGGTCATGGTGATCGCGGCCGCGCTCTCCATCCAGGACCCGCGCGAGCGGCCCGCGGAGAAGCAGACGCAGGCCGACCAGCAGCACGCCCGGTTCAAGGACGAGGCGAGCGACTTCTCCGCCTACCTGAACCTGTGGCGGTACGTCCGCGAGCAGCAGAAGGAGCGGGGATCCAGCTCCTTCCGCCGGATGTGCAAGCAGGAGTACCTGAACTTCCTGCGCATCCGGGAGTGGCAGGACATCTACACCCAGCTCCGTACGGTCGCCAAGCAGATGGGCATCCATCTGAACGAGGACGACGCCCCGGAGCAGTCCGTCCACGTCTCGCTCCTCGCCGGCCTTCTCTCCCACATCGGGCTGAAGGACGTGAAGAACGCCGGGGGGGAGGGCGGGAAGAACACAGCGAAGAACGACTACCTGGGTGCCCGCAGCGCCAAGTTCGCGCTCTTCCCCGGTTCCGCGCTCTTCAAGAAGCCCCCGCGCTTCGTCATGTCCGCCGAGCTGGTGGAGACCTCGCGCCTCTGGGCCCGGGTCAACGCCCGGATCGAGCCCGAGTGGATCGAGCCGCTCGCCGAGCACCTCACGAAGAAGACGTACAGCGAGCCGCACTGGGAGAAGGACCAGGCGGCCGTGATGGCCTTCGAGAAGGTGACGCTGTACGGCGTGCCGATCGTCGCCGACCGCAAGGTCAACTACGGCCGGATCGACCCCGAGGTCTCCCGGGACCTGTTCATCCGGAACGCGCTGGTCGAGGGCGACTGGCGGACCCACCACAAGTTCTTCGCGGACAACCGCAAGCTCCTCACCGAGGTCGAGGAGCTGGAGCACCGCGCCCGGCGCCGCGACATCCTCGTCGACGACGAGACGCTCTTCGACTTCTACGACAAGCGCGTCCCCGAGCACGTCGTGTCCGGCGCCCACTTCGACTCCTGGTGGAAGCACAAGCGCCACGACGAACCGGAGTTCCTGGACTTCGAGCGCGAGATGCTCATCAACGAGAAGGCCGCCGGCGTCACCAAGGACGACTATCCGGACTCCTGGCGGCAGGGCCCGCTCAAGTTCCGGGTGACGTACCAGTTCGAGCCCGGCGCGGACGCGGACGGCGTGACCGTCCACGTCCCGCTCCAGGTGCTCAACCAGGTGACGGACGAGGGCTTCGAGTGGCAGATCCCGGGTCTGCGCGGAGAGGTCGTCACGGAGCTGATCCGCTCCCTGCCGAAGCCGATCCGCCGCCACTACGTACCCGCGCCGAACTTCGCGACCCGCTTCCTGGACACGGTCGTCCCCGTGCAGGAGCCACTGGCGGGCGCGCTCGCGCGCGAGCTCCAGCGGATGGTCGGCGTCCCGGTCACGGCCGAGGACTTCGACTGGGCGAAGGTGCCCGAGCACCTCAAGATCACCTTCCGGATCGTCGACGAGCGGCGCCGCAAGCTGGCCGAGGACAAGGACCTGGAGACGCTGCGGCTGCAGCTGCGCCCCAAGGCCCGTAAGGCCCTCTCCCAGGCCGCGGCGGCGGCCACGGGCGGCCCGGACGGCTCCGGCCCGTCCCTGGAGCGTGCGGGGCTCACGGAGTGGACGATCGGCACCCTCACGAAGGTCTTCGAGACCCGTCGGGCGGGCCAGCCGGTCAAGGCGTACCCGGCGCTCGTGGACGAGGGCGCGACCGTCGCCGTACGGCTCTTCGACACGGAGGCCGAGCAGGCGCAGGCGATGTGGCGGGGCACCCGGAAGCTGATCATGCTGAACATCCCGGTGAACCCGGCGAAGTTCGCCTCGGACAAGCTGACCAACCAGCAGAAGCTGGCGCTCTCCAGCAACCCGCACGGCTCGATCCAGGCCCTCTTCGACGACTGCGCCACCGCCGCCGCCGACAAGCTGATCGCGGACCACGGCGGCCCGGCCTGGGACGAGGAGTCCTTCCGGAAGCTGTACGACAAGGTCCGCGCGGACCTCGTGGACACGACGGTACGGACGGTGGGCCAGGTCCAGCAGATCCTGGCGGCCTGGCACGCCTGCGAGCGCCGGATCAAGTCCACCAACAGCCTGGCCCTGATCAACAACCTGACGGACGTGCGCGAGCAGCTGGCCTGGCTGGTGCCGTCGGGCTTCGTCACCCGTACGGGCCTCAAGCGGCTCCCGGACCTGATGCGGTACCTGGTGGCGGTGGACCGGCGGCTCCAGCAGATGCCGACCGGGGTCCAGCGGGACACCACCCGCATGGAGAAGGTCCACGAGATGCTGGACGAGTACGCGTGGCTGCTCGAACAGCTCCCGAAGGGCCGCCCCGTGCCGTCCGAGGTCACCGACATCCGCTGGATGATCGAGGAGCTGCGGGTGAGCTACTTCGCCCATGCTCTGGGCACGGCGCACCCGGTCTCGGACAAGCGGATCGTGAAGGCGATCGACGCGGCGGCGCCCTGA
- a CDS encoding thioredoxin domain-containing protein, with product MSTPKATSRSTSRSKPVMIVSGVAAAAVLLGVVSYTATKPSSPGASGSSAVAEVSADPSAGVYPELEAYARRDASDKLAMGRADAPVVLIEYADFKCGYCGKFARDTEPVLVKKYVEDGTLRIEWRNFPIFGEESEAVARASWAAGQQGRFWEFHKAAYAEGAKEKGFGKDRLAALAKEAGVPDAARFAKDTDGKAAREAVREDQEQGYALGATSTPSFLVNGRPIAGAQPLETFTEAIEAAAKAAEGAKDTKATKDTKAGQ from the coding sequence ATGTCCACGCCCAAGGCCACGTCCAGGTCCACGTCCAGGTCCAAGCCGGTCATGATCGTCTCCGGGGTGGCGGCCGCCGCCGTGCTGCTCGGCGTCGTCTCGTACACCGCCACCAAGCCGTCGTCCCCCGGCGCCTCCGGTTCCTCCGCCGTCGCCGAGGTCTCCGCAGACCCGTCCGCCGGCGTCTACCCCGAGCTGGAGGCGTACGCCCGCCGCGACGCCTCCGACAAGCTGGCGATGGGCCGTGCCGACGCGCCCGTCGTCCTGATCGAGTACGCCGACTTCAAGTGCGGCTACTGCGGGAAGTTCGCCCGCGACACCGAGCCGGTCCTCGTGAAGAAGTACGTGGAGGACGGCACCCTGCGCATCGAGTGGCGCAACTTCCCGATCTTCGGCGAGGAGTCGGAGGCCGTCGCCCGCGCGTCCTGGGCGGCCGGGCAGCAGGGCCGGTTCTGGGAGTTCCACAAGGCCGCGTACGCCGAGGGGGCCAAGGAGAAGGGCTTCGGGAAGGACCGGCTCGCGGCCCTCGCGAAGGAGGCGGGCGTCCCCGACGCCGCCCGCTTCGCGAAGGACACGGACGGGAAGGCGGCCCGCGAGGCCGTCCGCGAGGACCAGGAGCAGGGGTACGCGCTCGGCGCGACCTCCACCCCCTCCTTCCTGGTCAACGGCCGTCCGATCGCGGGCGCGCAGCCGCTGGAGACCTTCACCGAGGCCATCGAGGCGGCGGCCAAGGCGGCCGAGGGGGCGAAGGACACGAAGGCCACGAAGGACACGAAGGCCGGGCAGTGA
- a CDS encoding cytochrome c biogenesis CcdA family protein translates to MTSGIGYFAAFLGGLLALLSPCSALLLPAFFAYSIDTRAKLVARTGILYAGLATTLVPLGAAGSLAGRFFYGHRDLLVTVGGWLIIGLGVLQLLGLGFASRRIAEASGRIRPTSALSVYALGLVYGLAGFCAGPILGSVLTVAALSGSPAYGGLLLAVYALGMAVPLFVLALLWERYDLGRRRWLRGRPLRVGPLTLHSTSLLSGLFFIALGTLFLVFDGTTALPGLLSVDESFAVEERVAELGRAVPDWALLVAVVAVVAVALTLRGRRGSRTREREEA, encoded by the coding sequence GTGACCTCCGGCATCGGCTACTTCGCCGCGTTCCTCGGCGGGCTGCTCGCCCTCCTCAGCCCGTGCAGCGCCCTGCTCCTGCCCGCCTTCTTCGCGTACTCGATCGACACGCGCGCGAAGCTCGTCGCCAGGACCGGGATCCTCTACGCGGGCCTGGCGACCACCCTCGTGCCGCTGGGCGCGGCCGGTTCCCTCGCGGGCCGGTTCTTCTACGGCCACCGGGACCTCCTGGTGACCGTCGGGGGCTGGCTGATCATCGGGCTCGGCGTCCTCCAGCTCCTCGGCCTGGGCTTCGCCTCCCGCCGTATCGCCGAGGCGAGCGGCCGCATCCGGCCCACGTCGGCGCTCTCCGTCTACGCCCTGGGTCTGGTCTACGGCCTCGCGGGCTTCTGCGCGGGTCCGATCCTGGGCAGTGTCCTGACGGTGGCGGCGCTGAGCGGCAGCCCGGCGTACGGCGGGCTGCTCCTCGCCGTGTACGCGCTGGGCATGGCGGTCCCGCTCTTCGTCCTCGCGCTGCTCTGGGAGCGGTACGACCTGGGCCGGCGGCGCTGGCTGCGCGGCCGGCCCCTCCGGGTCGGCCCGCTCACGCTCCACTCGACCTCGCTGCTCTCGGGCCTGTTCTTCATCGCCCTCGGCACGCTCTTCCTGGTCTTCGACGGGACGACCGCGCTGCCGGGGCTGCTCTCGGTGGACGAGTCGTTCGCGGTGGAGGAGCGGGTGGCCGAGCTGGGCCGGGCGGTGCCGGACTGGGCGCTGCTCGTCGCGGTCGTGGCCGTGGTGGCGGTGGCGCTCACGCTGCGGGGCCGGCGGGGGAGCCGTACGCGGGAGCGCGAGGAGGCGTGA
- a CDS encoding metallopeptidase family protein, which yields MLEMTREEFEELVAEALDRIPPELARLMDNVAVFVEDEPDPEDPELLGLYEGTPLTERGEWYAGVLPDRITIYRGPTLRMCEAREDVVAETEITVVHEIAHHFGIDDERLHALGYG from the coding sequence GTGCTGGAGATGACGCGCGAGGAGTTCGAGGAACTTGTCGCCGAGGCCCTGGACCGGATTCCTCCGGAACTCGCCCGGCTGATGGACAACGTGGCGGTGTTCGTGGAGGACGAGCCCGACCCGGAGGATCCCGAGCTGCTCGGGCTCTATGAAGGGACGCCGCTGACCGAGCGTGGTGAGTGGTACGCCGGCGTGCTGCCCGACCGGATCACGATCTACCGGGGCCCGACGCTGCGGATGTGCGAGGCGCGCGAGGACGTGGTCGCGGAGACCGAGATCACGGTGGTGCACGAGATCGCCCACCACTTCGGCATCGACGACGAGCGGCTGCACGCGCTGGGCTACGGCTGA
- a CDS encoding DEAD/DEAH box helicase has product MSIFSSDHAVMPENDEIVEAVEATEIVATEAAAPAEALVDTDDTTDFDDVEDSIEAIEADEEPAEPTITFGDLGLPEGVVRKLAQNGVTTPFPIQAATIPDALAGKDILGRGRTGSGKTLSFGLPLLAGLSGGHTDKKKPRGIILTPTRELAMQVADALQPYGDVLGLKMKVVCGGTSMGNQIYALERGVDVLVATPGRLRDIINRGACSLEDVKIAVLDEADQMADLGFLPEVTELLDQIPGGGQRMLFSATMENEIGTLVKRYLTDPVTHEVDSAQGNVTTMTHHVLVVKPKDKAPVTAAIAARKGRTIIFVRTQLGADRIAEQLQDSGVKADALHGGMTQGARTRVLEDFKKGYVNALVATDVAARGIHVDGIDLVLNVDPAGDHKDYLHRSGRTARAGRSGVVVSLALPHQRRQIFRLMEDAGVDASRHIVAGAGAFEPEVAEITGARSLTEVQADSANNSAKQAEREVVDLTKQLERLQRRAVELREEADRLVARAARERGEDPEAAVAEVTEAAEAEVAAAAVEAERAARAEEQRREERPAFRDDRGNFERRDRGGDRGGDRGGDRGGFRRDNDRPSGGFRRDNDRPSGGFRRDDRPSGGFNRDDRGGDRGGFRRDNDRPSGGFRRDDRPSGGFNRDDRGGDRGGFRRDNDRPSGGFRRDDRPSGGFNRDDRGGDRGGFRRDNDRPSGGFRRDNDRPSGGFNRDNDRPSGGGFRRDDRPSGGFNRDDRPAGGHRGSDRPFNRDRRDDRPSGGFRSGGGDRPFARRDDHRGTGSTGSTGGSFGRRDDKPRWKRNG; this is encoded by the coding sequence ATGTCCATTTTCAGTTCTGACCACGCCGTCATGCCCGAGAACGACGAGATCGTCGAGGCCGTAGAGGCCACCGAGATCGTCGCCACCGAGGCTGCGGCCCCCGCCGAGGCCCTCGTCGACACCGACGACACCACCGACTTCGACGACGTCGAGGACTCCATCGAGGCCATCGAGGCCGACGAGGAGCCCGCCGAGCCCACCATCACCTTCGGCGACCTCGGTCTGCCCGAGGGCGTCGTGCGCAAGCTCGCGCAGAACGGCGTCACGACCCCCTTCCCGATCCAGGCCGCGACCATCCCGGACGCCCTGGCCGGCAAGGACATCCTCGGCCGTGGCCGTACCGGCTCCGGCAAGACCCTCTCGTTCGGTCTGCCGCTGCTCGCGGGTCTGTCCGGTGGTCACACCGACAAGAAGAAGCCCCGCGGCATCATCCTCACGCCGACCCGTGAGCTCGCGATGCAGGTCGCGGACGCCCTCCAGCCGTACGGCGACGTGCTCGGCCTCAAGATGAAGGTCGTCTGCGGCGGTACGTCGATGGGCAACCAGATCTACGCCCTGGAGCGCGGTGTCGACGTCCTCGTCGCCACCCCGGGCCGTCTGCGCGACATCATCAACCGCGGCGCCTGCTCCCTCGAGGACGTCAAGATCGCCGTCCTCGACGAGGCCGACCAGATGGCCGACCTGGGCTTCCTGCCCGAGGTCACCGAGCTGCTCGACCAGATCCCCGGCGGCGGCCAGCGCATGCTCTTCTCCGCCACCATGGAGAACGAGATCGGCACCCTGGTCAAGCGCTACCTGACCGACCCCGTCACGCACGAGGTCGACAGCGCGCAGGGCAACGTCACGACCATGACCCACCACGTCCTCGTCGTGAAGCCGAAGGACAAGGCCCCGGTCACCGCGGCGATCGCCGCCCGCAAGGGCCGCACGATCATCTTCGTCCGCACCCAGCTGGGCGCCGACCGCATCGCCGAGCAGCTGCAGGACTCCGGCGTCAAGGCCGACGCCCTGCACGGCGGCATGACGCAGGGCGCCCGTACGCGCGTTCTCGAGGACTTCAAGAAGGGCTACGTCAACGCGCTCGTCGCGACCGACGTCGCCGCCCGAGGCATCCACGTCGACGGCATCGACCTGGTCCTGAACGTGGACCCGGCCGGTGACCACAAGGACTACCTGCACCGCTCGGGCCGTACCGCCCGTGCCGGCCGCTCCGGTGTCGTGGTCTCCCTGGCCCTGCCGCACCAGCGCCGCCAGATCTTCCGCCTGATGGAGGACGCGGGCGTCGACGCCTCGCGCCACATCGTCGCCGGTGCCGGCGCGTTCGAGCCCGAGGTCGCCGAGATCACCGGTGCCCGTTCGCTGACCGAGGTCCAGGCCGACTCCGCGAACAACTCGGCCAAGCAGGCCGAGCGCGAGGTCGTCGACCTGACCAAGCAGCTGGAGCGCCTGCAGCGCCGTGCCGTCGAGCTCCGCGAGGAGGCCGACCGCCTGGTGGCCCGTGCCGCCCGTGAGCGTGGCGAGGACCCGGAGGCCGCTGTCGCCGAGGTGACCGAGGCCGCCGAGGCCGAGGTCGCGGCCGCCGCCGTCGAGGCCGAGCGTGCCGCTCGCGCCGAGGAGCAGCGTCGTGAGGAGCGCCCGGCGTTCCGCGACGACCGCGGCAACTTCGAGCGCCGTGACCGTGGCGGCGACCGCGGTGGCGACCGTGGCGGTGACCGTGGTGGCTTCCGTCGCGACAACGACCGTCCGTCCGGCGGTTTCCGTCGCGACAACGACCGTCCGTCCGGTGGCTTCCGTCGTGACGACCGCCCCTCGGGTGGCTTCAACCGTGACGACCGTGGCGGCGACCGTGGCGGTTTCCGTCGCGACAACGACCGTCCGTCCGGTGGCTTCCGTCGTGACGACCGCCCCTCGGGTGGCTTCAACCGTGACGACCGCGGTGGCGACCGTGGCGGTTTCCGTCGCGACAACGACCGTCCGTCCGGTGGCTTCCGTCGTGACGACCGCCCCTCGGGTGGCTTCAACCGTGACGACCGTGGCGGCGACCGTGGTGGCTTCCGTCGCGACAACGACCGTCCGTCCGGCGGTTTCCGTCGCGACAACGACCGTCCGTCCGGTGGCTTCAACCGTGACAACGACCGTCCGTCCGGTGGTGGCTTCCGTCGCGACGACCGCCCCTCGGGTGGCTTCAACCGCGACGACCGTCCGGCCGGCGGCCACCGTGGCAGCGACCGTCCGTTCAACCGCGACCGTCGCGACGACCGCCCCTCCGGCGGCTTCCGCTCGGGTGGCGGCGACCGTCCGTTCGCCCGTCGTGACGACCACCGCGGCACCGGCTCGACCGGTTCGACCGGCGGCTCCTTCGGCCGTCGCGACGACAAGCCGCGCTGGAAGCGCAACGGCTGA